The proteins below come from a single Bacteroidota bacterium genomic window:
- a CDS encoding DUF4159 domain-containing protein: MAGFSQIRVGLLKYGGGGDWYANPTSLPNLVQFARDQARLNLSPRVESVDPLSPTLYTFQVLHTTGHGNISFSDTEREALRRYLLNGGFLHVDDNYGMAPYFRKEISKLFPDRELVPVPASYGLFSAWFAFPSGLPKIHEHDGKAPEAWGIFEGNRLVLLFTTECDLGDGWEDPEVHQNPPDKRLAALRMGTNILVWALSQ; the protein is encoded by the coding sequence ATGGCGGGTTTTTCACAGATCCGGGTGGGGTTGCTGAAATACGGTGGCGGAGGGGATTGGTATGCAAATCCGACCAGTCTGCCCAATCTGGTTCAGTTTGCACGCGACCAGGCCCGGCTGAATCTTTCACCCCGCGTCGAATCGGTCGATCCGTTGTCACCCACGCTTTACACCTTTCAGGTTCTGCATACCACCGGACACGGAAACATTTCCTTTTCAGATACAGAAAGGGAGGCGCTCCGCCGGTACCTTCTGAATGGCGGATTTCTCCATGTGGATGATAACTACGGAATGGCTCCCTATTTCAGAAAGGAAATTTCAAAACTGTTTCCCGACCGGGAACTGGTTCCGGTACCTGCCTCGTACGGTCTTTTCTCTGCGTGGTTTGCCTTCCCTTCCGGACTCCCGAAGATTCATGAGCATGACGGCAAGGCGCCTGAAGCATGGGGAATATTTGAAGGGAACCGGCTGGTGCTTTTATTCACCACCGAATGCGACCTGGGAGATGGATGGGAAGATCCCGAGGTTCACCAGAATCCGCCCGATAAACGACTGGCCGCCCTCCGGATGGGAACCAATATTCTGGTCTGGGCGCTGAGTCAGTAA
- a CDS encoding TonB-dependent receptor plug domain-containing protein codes for MKLKFIHVSWLRIGRQAGWMVLGLFMVSVSHGQSLILEGKCRDVNQRTLIPYVNFYVPALGVGTVSDIYGKYVLQLQTADTSLSVVLSHIGYEKKTVTIGALLQNPDVDLRSRLIQFNEVEVVGRRESGLTVKDIPLAIAVMPVRQFEVKGFLDTGDILSTDHSIQTTELVSGRKTISLRGGNPDDVTIIHHGLRLNGNLTWQADVSTIDLADVEQLEIIKGALTSSYSPDAFSGVINIVPRKHRDYSVKFRQLLGPERNGDWTFQLHRTSGPWYGSVSAGMGAYRREYESDKVVYQLQNSDQVYSGMAGYENPDGVVKDVSVFTQTGSNKYENERSGEVVATRLNLLSLSMETAGLGFDRVGLMAGYWYQTDEQKMKVANQVTERLVDDQSLQATLTVTRPFGGLFLDGVLQMEKAWLQTSDNLQSPPGFVTYSQKVAIGRQGIGTAVIIRYPFEQPADWIHMADISASFRYDHVRDDLDPETKGTNEDKLNKSLSRTWNAGVLKLSSSFEGARGHHYMKGYLNFGRTVKFPRLLYQISLPFEKPDEDPVTHLEPEEIQGMDAGFLIAREYPDNDRYSGWQLQSSFFRTYYQNKFRNLADPSSPVLLFDNVDLAEITGTDQTLSLFFFRNRLSVDLGLSLYDISEKAAFPFKSDLKQTVALTWTQSGYQVQGRWFYENEQTAWVRNAGTGFETIELPPYNNMDLHASKQLEWNDFRGTVGLSARNILNRPETFETLILRDRRFYIIFTVQY; via the coding sequence TTGAAATTAAAATTCATTCATGTTTCGTGGTTGCGGATTGGAAGGCAGGCCGGATGGATGGTGCTTGGACTGTTCATGGTGTCTGTTTCACACGGTCAGTCGCTGATACTGGAGGGGAAATGCCGCGATGTTAACCAGCGAACGTTGATTCCCTACGTGAATTTCTATGTACCGGCACTCGGGGTGGGTACGGTAAGTGATATCTATGGAAAGTATGTGCTTCAGCTTCAGACGGCCGATACCAGCCTGTCGGTGGTCTTAAGCCACATCGGGTACGAGAAGAAAACGGTCACCATCGGAGCCCTGCTTCAGAATCCGGATGTGGATCTGCGGTCAAGACTGATTCAGTTCAATGAAGTAGAGGTGGTGGGACGACGCGAATCGGGACTTACCGTGAAGGACATCCCACTTGCCATTGCGGTTATGCCCGTCCGTCAGTTTGAAGTGAAAGGATTTCTCGATACCGGCGATATTCTTTCGACCGATCATTCCATCCAGACCACGGAACTGGTCAGCGGCAGAAAAACCATCAGTCTTCGTGGTGGCAATCCGGATGACGTGACGATTATTCATCATGGCTTGCGTCTGAATGGCAATCTCACCTGGCAGGCCGATGTTTCAACCATTGACCTTGCGGATGTGGAACAGCTCGAAATCATAAAAGGAGCACTGACAAGCAGTTACAGTCCGGATGCATTCAGTGGGGTGATTAATATTGTTCCCCGAAAGCACCGGGATTATTCGGTCAAATTCAGGCAATTGCTGGGACCGGAACGGAACGGAGACTGGACCTTCCAGCTACACCGGACCTCGGGTCCCTGGTATGGTTCTGTATCTGCCGGTATGGGAGCCTATCGCCGGGAGTACGAGTCTGATAAGGTGGTTTACCAGTTGCAGAACTCAGATCAGGTTTATTCTGGGATGGCTGGTTATGAGAATCCGGATGGAGTGGTGAAGGACGTGTCGGTTTTTACACAAACCGGATCAAACAAGTATGAAAATGAGCGCAGCGGTGAAGTGGTGGCTACGCGGCTTAACCTGCTAAGTCTCTCAATGGAAACGGCCGGACTGGGGTTCGATCGGGTTGGTCTGATGGCTGGTTATTGGTATCAGACAGATGAACAAAAAATGAAGGTGGCCAATCAGGTCACGGAGCGTCTGGTGGATGATCAATCGTTACAGGCAACGCTGACGGTAACCCGGCCTTTTGGTGGGTTGTTTCTCGATGGGGTCCTCCAGATGGAAAAAGCCTGGCTTCAGACGAGTGACAACCTGCAGTCTCCACCTGGTTTTGTGACCTACAGTCAAAAGGTAGCCATCGGCAGGCAGGGAATCGGGACAGCTGTAATTATCCGCTATCCTTTTGAACAGCCTGCAGACTGGATACACATGGCCGATATCAGTGCTTCATTCCGTTATGATCATGTCAGGGATGATCTGGATCCGGAAACCAAAGGAACAAACGAAGACAAACTGAACAAATCACTTTCCCGAACCTGGAATGCAGGTGTTCTGAAATTGTCTTCCTCCTTTGAGGGGGCTCGTGGTCACCACTACATGAAAGGGTACCTGAACTTTGGACGGACAGTCAAATTTCCCCGCTTGTTATACCAGATCAGTCTTCCATTCGAAAAACCAGACGAAGACCCGGTGACCCATCTCGAACCCGAAGAAATCCAGGGAATGGATGCTGGATTTCTGATAGCCCGGGAGTATCCGGATAACGACCGGTATTCAGGATGGCAGTTGCAGTCATCCTTTTTCAGAACGTACTACCAGAACAAATTCCGCAACCTGGCCGACCCATCCTCACCGGTTCTGTTGTTTGATAATGTGGATCTGGCTGAAATAACCGGCACGGACCAGACTTTATCCCTTTTCTTTTTCCGGAACCGGCTTTCAGTCGATTTGGGATTGTCTCTTTATGATATTTCAGAAAAGGCAGCCTTTCCGTTTAAGTCCGATCTGAAACAAACCGTTGCCCTTACCTGGACTCAGAGCGGATATCAGGTTCAGGGAAGGTGGTTTTATGAAAACGAACAGACCGCGTGGGTAAGAAATGCTGGAACCGGATTCGAGACGATAGAACTGCCACCGTATAACAACATGGATCTTCATGCCTCGAAACAACTCGAATGGAATGATTTCCGGGGAACGGTGGGGCTGAGTGCGCGAAATATTCTGAACAGGCCGGAAACATTTGAAACCCTGATTCTGCGTGACCGGCGTTTTTATATCATTTTTACGGTGCAATACTGA
- a CDS encoding sigma-70 family RNA polymerase sigma factor produces the protein MMIEKADNPHLEFEREIRPHLSVLYNYSLRMTGNPEDAEDLVQESLMKAFRFFHSFEKGTNCKAWLFRITKNTFINQYRKTSKEPGKVDYDEIKEFFNSVKDDRFEMLDLENELYSDLLDDTLTRALQQLPPDFRTVVILCDLQSMTYEEIADMIGCPVGTVRSRLHRGRHLLKTILSDYAASRGFHAA, from the coding sequence ATGATGATTGAAAAGGCCGACAATCCGCATCTTGAGTTTGAACGCGAAATCAGGCCACACCTTTCAGTTTTGTACAATTATTCCCTTCGGATGACTGGCAATCCTGAAGACGCAGAAGATCTGGTTCAGGAATCCCTGATGAAAGCATTCCGCTTTTTTCACTCCTTCGAAAAGGGAACAAACTGCAAGGCGTGGTTGTTCAGAATTACGAAAAATACGTTCATTAATCAATATCGTAAGACCAGCAAGGAACCTGGTAAGGTTGATTATGACGAGATCAAGGAATTTTTCAACTCGGTAAAAGATGACCGGTTCGAAATGCTTGATCTGGAAAATGAATTGTACAGTGATCTGCTGGATGACACGCTCACCCGTGCACTTCAGCAGCTTCCGCCCGATTTCAGAACTGTGGTTATTCTCTGTGACCTCCAGAGCATGACCTACGAGGAAATCGCTGATATGATCGGTTGCCCGGTTGGGACCGTTCGCAGCCGTCTTCACAGAGGGCGTCATCTGCTCAAAACGATTTTAAGTGACTATGCTGCATCGCGGGGATTTCATGCAGCGTGA
- a CDS encoding HAMP domain-containing histidine kinase: MRTILRYSSLIKAGLVVVAIGFALATVWYTSSLVNQLEKRQRQVAGIWARALENLVSDQSGTTDLTFIFEEIVSTIDFPIIVTTAENDPIPGFYRNITVPATLDSLQSDQYLRDLIVRFDKINPPIDVKLDSVVILQRIHFGHSDLVEELIWFPYVQITSVTILILLGYLAFSLIRKQEQSSVWVGMSKETAHQLGTPLSGLLAWMEVLKGSLKTEEANQVLKDMQTDIDRLLMVTDRFSKIGSKPVLTPVPLMDEIRMAVAYLQKRLPKSAEGGVILEISGQTSPVVRVNRLLFQWALENVLKNAADAGASRIQINLMADQNRAIIDVTDNGKGMSRQQARNIFRPGFTTKPRGWGMGLSLTRRIIETYHGGKISVFQTAEGIGTTIRLVLTISPEKTGE, translated from the coding sequence ATGCGGACCATTCTCCGCTACTCATCACTGATCAAAGCCGGCCTGGTGGTTGTTGCCATCGGGTTTGCCCTTGCCACGGTTTGGTACACCTCCTCGCTGGTGAACCAGCTTGAAAAAAGACAGCGGCAGGTGGCCGGCATCTGGGCCCGGGCACTTGAAAATCTGGTGTCCGATCAGTCCGGAACCACTGACCTGACCTTCATCTTCGAAGAAATCGTGTCGACCATCGATTTCCCCATCATTGTTACCACCGCAGAAAATGACCCGATCCCTGGTTTTTACCGGAATATAACCGTACCTGCGACTCTTGATTCACTTCAGTCCGATCAGTACCTGCGGGACCTGATCGTCCGATTCGATAAAATCAATCCGCCCATTGATGTTAAACTGGATTCTGTGGTGATTCTTCAACGGATTCACTTCGGCCATTCTGACCTGGTTGAGGAACTGATCTGGTTCCCTTACGTTCAGATTACCTCGGTGACCATTCTCATCTTACTTGGCTATCTGGCATTCAGTCTTATCCGTAAACAGGAGCAGAGTTCTGTATGGGTTGGCATGAGCAAGGAGACGGCTCACCAGCTCGGCACACCGCTCTCGGGATTATTAGCCTGGATGGAGGTGCTGAAGGGCTCTCTGAAAACCGAAGAAGCCAACCAGGTTCTAAAGGATATGCAAACCGATATCGATCGGTTGCTGATGGTTACCGACCGGTTTTCCAAAATCGGCAGTAAACCGGTTCTGACCCCTGTTCCATTAATGGATGAAATCCGGATGGCAGTGGCCTATCTGCAAAAACGGCTGCCGAAATCTGCTGAAGGGGGAGTGATTCTTGAGATCAGCGGTCAGACCTCTCCGGTGGTCAGGGTCAATCGTCTGCTGTTTCAGTGGGCTCTTGAAAATGTCCTTAAGAACGCTGCAGATGCCGGTGCTTCACGGATACAGATCAATCTGATGGCCGATCAGAACCGTGCCATAATTGATGTGACCGACAATGGGAAGGGGATGAGCAGGCAGCAGGCCCGAAACATTTTCAGGCCAGGGTTTACAACAAAACCACGAGGATGGGGAATGGGACTCAGCCTCACGCGCCGGATCATTGAAACCTATCACGGTGGGAAAATTTCGGTGTTTCAGACAGCAGAAGGAATCGGGACCACCATCCGGTTGGTGCTGACGATCAGTCCGGAAAAAACTGGAGAATGA
- a CDS encoding adenylosuccinate synthase: MPVVVVVGAQWGDEGKGKIVDLLSKDCQVVARYQGGANAGHTISFGTQTFVLHLLPSGVFHEGTRCLIGNGVVIDPLALQEELEMVSRLGIDLSGRLFISGGAHLIFPYHKVLDTIRETSKGADKIGTTGRGIGPSYVDKYMRNGIRVADLADMPGLRAKVTKAIQEKKVLIEHSFKADPTILDVDYEPVFAAIEKMKPYVVNGAYFLDREIRSGATVLVEGAQGALLDIDHGTYPFVTASNPTTGGAATGLGLNPTTIQRVIGVVKAYTTRVGNGAFPSELLNETGEYIRKTGHEFGATTGRPRRCGWLDLVALRYSFMINGINEMALTKIDVLNDLDEIGVCTAYELDGQLIHEFPLRHEDLSRCKPVVKYFKGWKTDICQATSWSSIPDTCKSYVDFIEKETGVKVKFFSIGPKRESTLIL; this comes from the coding sequence ATGCCAGTTGTCGTGGTGGTTGGTGCCCAATGGGGCGACGAAGGAAAAGGAAAAATTGTGGACCTGCTCTCGAAGGATTGTCAGGTTGTGGCTCGCTATCAGGGCGGGGCCAATGCCGGTCATACCATTTCCTTCGGAACTCAGACCTTTGTTCTTCACCTGCTGCCTTCGGGGGTTTTTCATGAAGGAACCCGCTGTCTGATCGGAAATGGAGTGGTGATTGATCCGCTGGCGTTGCAGGAAGAACTTGAAATGGTGTCGCGGCTTGGCATTGACCTTTCCGGACGGTTGTTTATTTCGGGAGGAGCGCACCTGATTTTCCCCTACCACAAAGTGTTGGATACCATCCGGGAAACCAGCAAGGGTGCCGATAAGATCGGTACAACCGGGCGTGGAATCGGGCCTTCTTATGTGGATAAATACATGCGGAACGGAATACGGGTTGCCGATCTGGCCGATATGCCCGGACTCAGGGCAAAGGTGACCAAGGCCATTCAGGAAAAAAAGGTGCTGATCGAGCACAGTTTCAAAGCCGATCCCACCATTCTGGATGTCGATTATGAACCGGTATTTGCTGCCATTGAGAAAATGAAGCCGTATGTGGTTAATGGGGCTTACTTCCTCGATCGCGAGATCAGGTCGGGCGCAACGGTTCTGGTGGAAGGGGCACAGGGTGCCTTGCTTGATATTGACCATGGCACCTACCCGTTTGTGACGGCTTCAAATCCGACCACAGGGGGTGCTGCCACCGGGCTCGGTCTGAATCCGACCACCATTCAACGCGTGATTGGCGTTGTGAAAGCCTATACCACCCGGGTTGGAAATGGCGCTTTCCCCAGTGAGCTTTTGAATGAAACCGGAGAGTACATCAGGAAAACCGGACATGAGTTCGGAGCCACTACCGGCCGGCCCCGCCGTTGCGGATGGCTCGATTTGGTTGCCCTGCGTTATTCATTCATGATCAATGGAATCAATGAAATGGCCCTGACCAAGATCGATGTGCTCAATGATCTCGATGAAATCGGAGTCTGTACGGCTTATGAACTGGATGGTCAGCTGATCCATGAATTCCCGCTTCGGCATGAGGATCTTTCCCGTTGCAAACCCGTTGTGAAATATTTCAAAGGATGGAAAACCGATATTTGCCAGGCAACCAGCTGGTCATCCATTCCGGACACCTGTAAATCCTATGTTGATTTCATAGAAAAGGAAACCGGTGTGAAAGTGAAATTCTTCTCAATCGGACCCAAACGGGAATCCACTCTGATTCTCTAA
- a CDS encoding STAS domain-containing protein encodes MSLIARETEVGPVTVLQLKGDVLGGPDATELNDRLHQLVRNGQVKVVLDLSGVNFMNSSGLGMLIGGLTTVRNAGGQLKLANPAERIQSLLVITKLSTVFTTHKSVEEAIDSF; translated from the coding sequence ATGTCGCTGATCGCCAGAGAAACCGAAGTCGGACCGGTCACGGTTCTGCAACTGAAAGGGGACGTGCTTGGCGGACCGGATGCCACCGAACTCAATGACAGACTCCATCAACTGGTTAGAAATGGCCAGGTCAAGGTGGTTCTGGATCTGAGTGGGGTGAATTTTATGAATTCCTCCGGATTGGGAATGCTCATCGGTGGTCTCACCACCGTGAGAAATGCCGGCGGTCAGCTGAAACTGGCAAACCCGGCCGAACGAATTCAAAGCCTTCTGGTTATTACCAAACTGTCTACCGTGTTCACGACTCACAAGTCGGTGGAAGAGGCCATTGACAGTTTCTGA
- the secF gene encoding protein translocase subunit SecF, with protein MRFFQNTNYDFVAARKVGYVVTAVLLLVALLSILIRGLQYGIDFKGGTEIQLRFTSAVEVSEVRRAMDFAGVKAEIKRFGADTEILVRTDVEMETTALEEAVMGGLKEILPDNPATIDRNDVIGPKIAEDMKAGAVYAILGSLLLILAYISIRFEFKFAVAAIFATFHDVVVVLGLFSLLYGLFPGLNLEIDQTIIAAFLTIVGYSLNDTVIVFDRVREFRKIFKGETLEEVINKSVNSTLSRTFMTSFTTMIVMVILYIFGGETTRPFAFAMILGIIIGTYSSIFVASPIVLEWVNRIEKAKS; from the coding sequence ATGCGCTTTTTTCAAAACACCAACTATGACTTTGTGGCTGCCAGAAAAGTGGGTTATGTGGTTACCGCTGTTCTTCTGCTGGTAGCTCTGCTCAGCATCCTGATCAGGGGATTGCAATATGGCATCGATTTTAAGGGTGGAACCGAGATTCAGCTACGGTTTACCTCTGCTGTTGAAGTTTCTGAAGTCCGCCGTGCTATGGATTTTGCTGGCGTGAAAGCCGAAATCAAACGGTTTGGTGCCGATACCGAAATTCTGGTTCGTACCGATGTGGAAATGGAAACCACCGCCCTTGAAGAGGCAGTAATGGGTGGCCTGAAGGAAATACTTCCTGATAATCCGGCCACCATTGACCGGAACGACGTCATCGGTCCTAAAATCGCCGAGGACATGAAAGCCGGGGCCGTCTATGCCATTCTGGGGTCCCTGCTTCTTATTCTGGCCTATATCTCCATCCGGTTCGAATTCAAATTTGCTGTGGCTGCCATCTTTGCAACATTCCACGATGTGGTGGTTGTACTCGGCCTGTTCAGTCTGTTGTATGGCTTGTTCCCGGGATTGAATCTCGAAATTGATCAGACCATCATTGCTGCCTTCCTGACCATTGTGGGTTACTCACTCAATGATACCGTGATTGTGTTCGACCGGGTTCGTGAATTCAGGAAAATTTTCAAGGGTGAAACACTCGAGGAAGTGATTAACAAATCGGTAAATTCCACCCTTAGCCGGACCTTCATGACCTCTTTCACCACGATGATCGTTATGGTGATTCTCTACATTTTTGGTGGAGAGACCACCCGGCCATTTGCATTTGCCATGATTCTTGGTATTATTATCGGAACATATTCATCGATTTTTGTGGCCTCTCCGATTGTTCTGGAGTGGGTAAACAGAATCGAAAAAGCCAAATCCTGA
- the secD gene encoding protein translocase subunit SecD — protein MGNNTFKLAGVAIVLGLILYFLFPTWQNYDLQNKLKSLNTEDSLAYVEQNRKEIESIEDNRLKLGLDLQGGMYVVLEVDLIELIENLAKTKDATIDSLLKVTVARTDKSGEDPASVLVEEADKADVRLSRYYGNIQDNNSEIGTYLTDQQTEAVQRALQIIRARVDQYGVSEPSITLQGARRIIVELPGVTDEKRVRRLLKSTAKLEFKLMADETRAFNALKTINDRLAAEYVVSDSASVDLVKGPETKVDTTSLAAQAGEDKTGADAADQKKNPLFARMQVGNIGYGAIGAAMEYDREVIDRFLNRPDMQEFIPGDISFHWGAKPIAVSNDVKVYALYALEREAAMGGGSIEEARATISPMSNLPEVTMRMDADGAREWSILTGANVGKQIAIVLDNTVFSAPRVNTKITGGNSSIEGLENMEEGKDLENVLKAGALPAPIAIVQERSVGPSLGADSIRMGLISALWAFLIVAIIMVVYYNTAGLIANLALILNLTIILGVLAAFKGTLTLPGIAGMILTIGMAVDANVLIFERIREELISGKTLKATVEAGFSRAWTAIFDSNLTTFFTGVILYAFGIGPIKGFALTLMIGIVTSLFTAVFVSRLAIDYLIHRPNAKLRIG, from the coding sequence ATGGGTAACAATACTTTTAAACTGGCCGGCGTGGCAATTGTACTCGGCCTGATTTTATACTTTTTATTCCCGACCTGGCAGAATTATGATCTGCAGAATAAGCTGAAATCACTGAATACCGAAGATTCCCTTGCTTACGTTGAGCAGAACCGGAAGGAAATCGAGTCGATTGAGGATAACCGGCTGAAGCTGGGGCTGGATCTTCAGGGCGGAATGTATGTGGTTCTGGAAGTGGATCTGATCGAACTGATCGAGAATCTGGCCAAGACCAAGGATGCCACCATTGACTCGCTGTTGAAAGTAACAGTGGCCCGCACCGACAAATCCGGAGAAGACCCTGCATCTGTTCTGGTAGAAGAAGCAGATAAAGCCGATGTGCGTTTATCGCGCTATTATGGGAACATTCAGGATAACAACAGTGAAATCGGCACCTACCTGACGGACCAGCAAACCGAGGCTGTTCAGCGTGCCCTTCAGATTATCCGTGCCCGGGTCGATCAGTATGGGGTTTCGGAACCTTCCATCACCCTTCAGGGGGCCCGCCGGATTATTGTGGAATTACCCGGAGTGACCGATGAGAAACGGGTTCGCCGCCTTCTGAAATCAACGGCCAAGCTTGAATTCAAACTGATGGCCGATGAAACACGCGCTTTCAATGCACTCAAAACGATCAATGACCGGTTGGCCGCTGAATATGTGGTCAGCGATTCCGCTTCGGTGGATCTGGTGAAAGGTCCGGAAACCAAAGTGGATACCACCTCATTGGCTGCTCAGGCCGGGGAAGATAAAACCGGAGCCGATGCTGCTGATCAGAAAAAGAATCCTCTGTTTGCCCGTATGCAGGTCGGAAATATTGGTTATGGCGCCATCGGGGCTGCCATGGAATATGACCGCGAAGTCATCGACCGGTTCCTCAACCGCCCGGATATGCAGGAGTTCATTCCCGGTGACATTTCTTTCCACTGGGGAGCAAAACCCATTGCAGTCAGCAATGATGTGAAAGTTTATGCACTCTATGCTCTTGAACGGGAAGCTGCCATGGGTGGTGGGTCTATTGAAGAAGCCCGTGCCACCATCAGCCCGATGTCGAATCTGCCCGAAGTAACCATGCGGATGGATGCCGATGGTGCAAGAGAATGGTCCATTCTGACCGGTGCCAATGTTGGCAAGCAAATTGCCATTGTTCTCGATAACACCGTTTTCTCTGCTCCGCGTGTGAATACCAAAATCACCGGCGGAAACAGTTCGATCGAGGGCCTGGAAAACATGGAAGAAGGAAAGGACCTTGAAAACGTTCTGAAGGCCGGTGCGCTTCCCGCTCCCATTGCAATTGTTCAGGAGCGGAGTGTCGGACCTTCATTGGGCGCCGATTCCATCAGAATGGGTCTCATCTCTGCCTTGTGGGCCTTTCTGATTGTAGCAATCATCATGGTCGTTTATTACAATACAGCTGGTTTGATTGCCAATCTGGCTCTGATTCTGAACCTCACGATCATCCTTGGTGTGTTGGCTGCCTTTAAGGGGACTCTGACCCTGCCAGGTATTGCCGGTATGATTCTGACAATCGGGATGGCCGTGGATGCCAACGTTCTGATTTTCGAACGGATTCGGGAAGAGTTGATTTCAGGAAAAACTCTTAAAGCCACCGTTGAAGCCGGGTTCTCCCGCGCATGGACGGCCATTTTTGACTCAAATCTCACCACCTTCTTTACCGGTGTAATTCTGTATGCCTTCGGAATTGGTCCCATCAAAGGTTTTGCTCTGACCCTGATGATCGGTATTGTGACCTCCCTGTTTACAGCTGTGTTTGTGTCACGTCTGGCCATCGACTATTTAATTCACCGCCCGAATGCCAAACTGCGTATCGGGTAA